The Paenibacillus tianjinensis genome has a window encoding:
- the disA gene encoding DNA integrity scanning diadenylate cyclase DisA encodes MKEYNQLDNMNDLLRMAAPGTPFREGLENVLRAKTGALIVVGYSPEVMEVVDGGFSINCDFSPNYLYELAKMDGAIILSEDLKRILYANTQLIPDSSISSIETGIRHRTAERVAKQTGKLVVSISQRRNIITLYQGSIRYALKEIGAILAKANQAIQTLEKYKAVLTQGLTNLSASEYEGIVTVAEVVGVIQRVEMVLRIKMEIKRYINELGNEGRLISMQMEELVGNTEEEAWLLYRDYAREEQEDKIREIIAGLKRTSDDELMDDNHIARLLGYSSTAIASEEIVTPRGYRLLNKIPRLPNVIIHNLVERFEMLPNLMTASIAELDEVDGIGEVRARNIQDGLKRLQKQVLIDRQM; translated from the coding sequence ATGAAAGAATATAATCAATTAGATAATATGAACGATCTGCTGAGGATGGCGGCGCCGGGCACACCGTTTCGCGAAGGTCTGGAGAATGTGCTCCGCGCGAAGACAGGGGCACTGATCGTAGTAGGTTACAGTCCTGAGGTGATGGAAGTTGTTGACGGCGGCTTTTCCATTAACTGCGATTTTTCGCCCAATTATTTGTATGAGCTGGCGAAGATGGACGGGGCCATTATTTTGAGCGAGGATCTCAAGCGGATTCTGTATGCGAATACCCAGCTGATCCCTGACTCGTCGATCTCATCGATCGAGACAGGAATCCGCCACCGGACAGCAGAACGGGTTGCCAAGCAAACTGGAAAATTGGTCGTTTCGATTTCCCAGCGGCGGAACATCATTACCTTATACCAAGGCTCTATCCGCTATGCGCTCAAAGAGATCGGGGCCATTCTGGCCAAGGCCAATCAGGCGATCCAAACCCTGGAGAAATACAAAGCGGTGCTTACCCAGGGGCTGACTAACCTCTCTGCATCTGAATACGAGGGGATTGTTACCGTCGCAGAGGTCGTTGGTGTCATTCAGCGTGTGGAGATGGTGCTGCGGATTAAGATGGAAATCAAACGGTACATCAATGAGCTGGGCAATGAAGGCCGCTTGATCAGCATGCAAATGGAAGAACTGGTCGGAAATACAGAGGAAGAAGCTTGGCTTCTCTACAGAGACTATGCAAGAGAGGAGCAGGAAGACAAAATCCGCGAGATCATTGCCGGCCTCAAGCGAACCAGTGACGATGAGCTGATGGATGATAATCATATCGCACGTCTTTTGGGATATTCTTCGACAGCAATTGCCTCAGAAGAAATAGTTACTCCGCGCGGCTACCGCCTGCTGAACAAGATTCCGCGGCTGCCGAATGTGATCATCCATAATCTGGTTGAACGCTTCGAAATGCTGCCTAACCTGATGACGGCCAGCATAGCGGAACTGGATGAAGTGGATGGAATCGGCGAGGTTCGGGCACGCAACATTCAGGACGGACTCAAACGGCTGCAAAAACAAGTTCTTATTGACAGACAAATGTAA